The proteins below come from a single Iocasia fonsfrigidae genomic window:
- the minC gene encoding septum site-determining protein MinC → MREAVSFRVSSKGVIINFNSQKSFEEIKEALLNRIEEAGDFFAGIDLYINQNDCIFSLEEMKELINILEKYKRVDNIYFLNEKSRVKPRTMDTILINRTIRSGQRIKYPANIVVIGDINPGAEVIAGGDILVIGKLRGVVHAGAAGSMESQVIALKLQPTQLRIGTIFSRSPDDKRFLQPVNPERAYIKDGIIIVEELQLK, encoded by the coding sequence ATGAGAGAAGCTGTCTCTTTTCGGGTGAGTTCAAAGGGAGTTATTATTAATTTTAATTCCCAGAAAAGTTTTGAAGAAATAAAGGAAGCATTATTAAATCGTATTGAAGAAGCGGGTGATTTTTTTGCCGGAATTGACCTTTATATAAATCAAAATGATTGTATTTTCTCCCTGGAAGAGATGAAAGAGCTTATTAATATCCTGGAAAAATATAAAAGAGTTGATAATATTTATTTCCTTAATGAGAAAAGCAGGGTAAAGCCCCGCACTATGGATACGATTTTGATTAACAGGACTATCCGTTCTGGTCAGAGAATAAAATATCCTGCTAATATTGTTGTTATTGGGGATATAAACCCTGGGGCAGAGGTTATTGCTGGGGGGGATATACTTGTTATTGGTAAGTTAAGGGGGGTTGTCCATGCTGGGGCAGCTGGTTCGATGGAATCCCAGGTTATAGCTCTTAAATTGCAGCCCACCCAGTTGAGGATAGGAACTATTTTCTCTCGCTCTCCTGATGATAAACGTTTTCTTCAGCCAGTTAATCCTGAGAGGGCTTATATTAAAGATGGTATTATTATTGTTGAGGAACTGCAGTTAAAATAA
- the minD gene encoding septum site-determining protein MinD, with amino-acid sequence MGKVIVITSGKGGVGKTTTSANLGTALAMMNKRVCLIDADIGLRNLDVVMGLENRIVYDIVDVVEGNCRLEQALIRDKRQNNLFLLPAAQTRDKTAVTPFQMQELTETLKKDMDYIIIDSPAGIEQGFKNAIAGADRAIIVTTPEVSAVRDADRIIGLLETEGLNEPEVIINRLRLDMVEKGDMMDIDDMIEILAINLLGVVPEDENIVISTNRGEPIVLKADKSKAGSAFNNIARRIEGEELPLMSLEKDTLLTKIKKIVGLA; translated from the coding sequence ATGGGGAAGGTAATTGTAATAACATCTGGTAAAGGTGGTGTAGGTAAGACAACAACTTCAGCTAATCTGGGAACAGCATTAGCTATGATGAATAAAAGGGTTTGTTTAATTGATGCTGATATAGGTTTAAGGAATCTCGATGTGGTTATGGGTCTGGAGAACCGGATAGTTTATGATATTGTAGATGTGGTTGAGGGTAATTGCCGTTTGGAACAGGCTTTGATCAGGGATAAAAGGCAGAATAATCTCTTTTTGTTACCGGCTGCCCAGACCAGAGATAAAACTGCGGTTACACCTTTTCAGATGCAGGAGTTAACAGAAACACTTAAAAAAGATATGGATTATATTATTATTGATTCACCTGCTGGTATTGAACAGGGATTTAAAAATGCTATAGCAGGTGCTGATAGAGCTATTATAGTAACTACACCTGAGGTATCTGCCGTTAGGGATGCTGATCGGATTATTGGGCTACTTGAAACAGAGGGTCTTAACGAGCCTGAAGTTATTATAAACCGTTTAAGGCTTGATATGGTTGAAAAAGGTGATATGATGGATATTGATGATATGATTGAGATACTGGCTATTAATTTACTGGGGGTAGTACCTGAGGATGAAAATATTGTTATATCCACCAATCGGGGGGAACCGATTGTACTTAAGGCTGATAAATCGAAGGCCGGTTCAGCTTTTAACAATATCGCTCGACGTATTGAGGGCGAGGAATTACCATTAATGTCACTGGAAAAAGATACCTTGCTTACGAAAATAAAGAAAATTGTTGGCTTAGCATAG
- the minE gene encoding cell division topological specificity factor MinE: MGLKNDEHESSKSVAKERLQFILIQDRIKLSPDEMEEMKKELLAVLSKYIDVDEEKIKMNLNRCDGMMALIANFPLKRSV; encoded by the coding sequence ATGGGGCTTAAGAATGATGAACATGAATCCAGTAAGAGTGTGGCAAAGGAACGGTTGCAATTCATTTTGATACAGGATAGAATAAAACTATCACCTGATGAGATGGAAGAAATGAAGAAAGAGCTGCTTGCTGTCTTAAGTAAATATATTGATGTTGATGAAGAGAAAATTAAAATGAACCTTAACCGCTGTGATGGAATGATGGCCTTAATTGCTAATTTTCCATTAAAGAGATCGGTATAG